CTCTTAAAATACTGAATTAAGTATTATTTTACAATTTATACACCCAATTTACTCAATCTAGCTGCCGCTCCGCAGCCATGTTTGTGATGGTGTAAAACAACTAGCCTCCGGGTGAAATATGCCAAAATGATTATGATGAGATCACACCCATTGATCAGGATGAGACCAGCAGAGGACCACAAGACCTCTGATGTAGTTTGAGTCAATTACTCACCATGATAACACTGCAATCAAATCATTCAACCTGATACGCATGCTATGTCATTACATTACAAGCAGATGATTGGTTTGTTCTGACGCAGGCACTGTCAATCATTCTATTTTGACGTTTCTTCTCTTCGACGGAATCCTAACTTTGAATTCTATCACTCTCCTGGTAATCTGCATGAATGTTTTAAGTTTCACCTTTCATCCTATTTTCCATCCTTTGTTCCCACCAGGTGACTGTTTGAGTGACAGAGGATATCGTCGAGGCCAGGGATCCAAAATGAGCGAGCTGGAGCAGCTGCGTCAGGAGGCGGAACAACTTAGGAACCAGATAAGAGTATGGCCGCGTTCTCCTGCTCAcacgttgcatgcatcaaccaatggttgcgtgtCTTATCAATGTGCACTGAAGTCGGGCACTAGATTACTATACATATGATGTTGTTAGCTGACACATAAAATACCTATCCAGACGAAGTAAGATCAGGCATGCGTCAGCAACGTCTGAGCAGCGGAACACAGCCCAATTGTGATCTTTTTTtgctaattggtcttttgaccaatcagttcagctcttttgccaataattgggcaaaatatcagaattggtgTGGCTGTGTAAACGAAGCCAGAATGTCAATGATCTGGGCCCACATTTACAAAGTCCCAGAGCcttggagtgctgatctaggatcagttttaccTTTTACTGTAGATCATAAAGAATGAGATTACAGGATATGGACAGAAGGACCTGAACCTAGATCAGCAGTCCTACTCTGATGCTTTATGATCTCAATGAAAGCAGTAAAACCATTGGGTTTAGGAGAGAAGGGGGATGGTGGAAAAGGGAGTTGGCCTAATGAACCATATGGAGAGGTGTGGGGTTGACCTGGGTAAGATTGAGGGAGAGTGCTAATGCTTGTCTAaccactctctgtttctctgtctcttagGATGCCAGGAAAGCATGTGGGGACTCAACCCTAACACAGGTAAGTAGCACACATGCCCACATAAAAGACAACATGATTATAAACACATCGCCACATAAAAGACAGTATGATTGGTATAGATGTGTCTTGTGTCTGGAAGCCCCGAACACGGTCAATAAAAGTGTTTATCAATGCCTTAACCGACATAcaatatagcctacagtacattacattgcCACATTAACCCTGTGATGAACTTGTCTTCACAATacttttctgtgtgtttgtgtgtcaaccAGATAACAGCAGGTCTGGATCCAGTGGGGAGGATTCAGATGCGGACGAGGCGCACTCTTCGTGGCCACCTGGCTAAGATCTATGCCATGCACTGGGGCACAGACTCTAGGTGGGTGTAACGTTATGCCAACCCCTTAGGGGGcgtatccctctctctttacactctCACTCATGGTGGTACAAGCTGTGCTTGTTTAGAGTAGGTATAATACAATGGTTCTACCTCTTTGTCTCCACAGACTCCTGGTCAGCGCCTCTCAAGATGGAAAACTGATCATCTGGGACAGCTACACCACTAACAAGGTGAGAGCTGCACccaaataacaataataacaacaacaatctCCCCGAGAGGCCTGACTAAGTTGACTCACTGTCTGCCTTCAGGAATTGGAAGTTAAATGGGAGCATACTAAAGACCTTCCTTTACTAGGAATGTGTGTTTGACTCATCTCATAATCTGCTTACATCATAACCACCCAGAGTCACTTTGACATTCAAACATTGTAAATGACATTATGCAACGGCACCCAGAAAAGACCCCCACAATTCAGTATAGGGGAAGCACGATGGACTATTATTGTGCTACTTCTGCTGTGTCTGGATTTGGACTTGGAGCAGGACTCATGCCTGGCCCCAGTTGAGATGctactctccttctccatggccatGCCTTTATTCTGTGACACACAGTGACCAACTCTTATCCCCCCCCAGATGCATGCTATCCCCCTGCGCTCCTCCTGGGTGATGACCTGTGCATATGCCCCCTCTGGTAACTACGTGGCCTGTGGAGGTCTGGACAACATTTGCTCCATCTACTGCTTGAAGACCCGTGAGGGCAACGTCAGGGTCAGCAGGGAATTACCCGGACACACAGGTGAAGAAGCACTACTACACACAAATACCTATGTGACAAAAAGCTTGAGGGATTTTGTTTTCATTTTCCTTTGAGAAATCATGGAAGTGTCTTAGATAGGTTATGTGATTTTATTTGAACCTCCCTGACTCTTAACTTCCCCTGTGGCACTACATATGGTTGTGTATGCAGTTCAGTTGTGTATTCCTACCTGTCCCTCGGTGAGCCCCAGGTTCCAAACAAGGATGACTTTAATTCACATGGCTAATTAGTCACAGAGCAACACAATTATAACGACCTGAGACATCCGCTAGAATGTCCCTTAGCTGCGTTACAGTGCTAGCTCACCTGTGGCTTCAAATGAGTCACATTCTGTAGCATGAGTATTGTTGTAGTTAAGTCTCTGTAGGAGTAACATGCATTGATATGCTGCAGTCAGTGTTCTAATAGATGTTTTTATTTGTGCTACAGGTTACCTGTCCTGTTGCCGTTTCATCGATGACAATCAAATCATCACAAGCTCAGGAGACACTACCTGGTGAGTCCTGATGGATTAGTTACCAAGGCTGATGGAGAATGCAAATATAAATATACTATATCTCCCACATTTTAGCGTCCCCCTCGTGAAAGCGAAGCTACTTTTTCCTGCAATTCCTACACATTTTTCCATAGGGTAGAGGAAGGTGTTTGCAGTTTTTATATGATAACCGTTGATCAATTAGTCCCACCACGGTCGGTAATTCAATCATtcttactacaagtttagattggtaaattagtctagcggGCCAGCTCATTTGTttttgctgacatgggctaattgcgCATGGCCACAACCACATGTCCCAATTgaccttgtgtattctattattctaactctcaacagtaagttgagaccccgacctGAGTTACAAaaaagatatacagtaccagtcaaaagtttggacacatctactcattcctgggttttttctttatttgtactattttctacattgtagaataatagtgaagacatcatataaatatattttgatatgtttaacacttctttggttactacatgattccatatgtgttatttcatagatttgacaTCTTcaattattattctacaatgtaaaaataaacacttgaatgagcaggtgtgtccaaagtttttactggtactgtatatattttcttGGTGTAAAATTGGTCCACGGGCCTACAAAAgggccagttgcccatccctggtctatACTGGTACTAGCTATGAGCTAACCCAAACTTACACTTAAAATGGTCTAATAACAGCTGTTAAATCCAGTGggtccctgttctgttctctcccccAGTGCGCTGTGGGACATCGAGACCAGCCAGCAGACCACAGTGTTTTCGGGCCACAGCGGTGACGTCATGAGCCTGTCTCTGTCCCCAGACTTCCGCACCTTTGTGTCCGGAGCCTGTGACGCGTCCATTAAGCTGTGGGACATCAGGGACAGCATGTGCCGACAGACGTTCACGGGCCATGAGTCTGACATCAACGCAGTCTGTGTGAGTGTGCTGAAAAGCTGGGGGCCACTGGTGACCTGCTTTCTGGTTCATGTCATGGCATTAAGCCAGGATACCATAGACATGTCACTGTACCCAAAGTCCTTCATGTTAGCTGCACTAGCTAATGCTAGTGTTTAATGTACCTAATGCTAGGTACATGGCTAGCTGATCTACcatgtctgtccctccctctctcctccctccccagttCTTTCCCAACGGCAGCGCCTTTGCCACCGGCTCCGACGACGCCACCTGCAGGCTGTTTGACCTGCGCGCCGACCAGGAACTCAGCCTGTACTCTCACGACAACATCATCTGTGGCATTACCTCCGTGGCCTTCTCCAGATCCGGACGGCTGCTACTGGCCGGCTACGACGACTTCAACTGCAACATCTGGGACGCCATGAAGGGAGATCGAGCAGGTCAGTGGAGTATTAGGGAGTGGCTGTCATTTAGGTGGCAGCCATTGTTGTTTCTGACTATTCATCAGACCAATGACTGATATCAGAAAAGACAATGGTATATCTTCTGATTTTATTGAAATGTTATACTTCAATTCACAAGCTGATCTCAGTAAAGTTTAATTCAACTCTCCACTAAGGGATCCCTGTGTTAAGGGGTATTGATAAGATGGCTAACTATGCCATTTGTTTGTCCCTCCCTGTGTCAGGAGTGTTAGCTGGCCATGACAATCGTGTGAGCTGTCTAGGCGTGACTGATGATGGCATGGCTGTGGCCACTGGGTCCTGGGACAGCTTCCTCAAGATCTGGAACTGACAAGTTACCTGAGCcatgcgcgtgcacacacacacacacacacacattattgatCATACAAAGTATTCACATTTCACATTTTGGTACACATAGTTTGCACACTGTATTCACACTGTACGTAAAGATGTGCACATACACATTGAAACAttgtacataatatatatataacgcCAATTAGGTATGagtttacacagacacacatgccacTTGCAATTTGACATGTTACCAATCCCATTGTATGCAGGAAGAGTCCACCAGAATTACAAACAAATGCCAACACTACCCACAACTGATATGTACACAGCACACACTCGAGTACCATATGTCATTGGAACCACCGTAAAAGATGTGACCAAATTCAATAAAATCCTCACATCTGCTAAACTAAAACacgcacatacatgcacacacacacacacatatatacagtacatgtttatTTCTGAGAGAAACTCTATCCCTTGAGCTAAATGGGGGAGAGGTAGTTATTGGACAATTCTGTTTTTCATTTGTTTACTCAGTCCCAAATACCCCTAAAATGGATTTTCTGTGCTACAGTagatgtgtgtctctgtgacagGGTGACAAAAGTGACAGTAGAGGGAATAGACTGATGGGCTGGAAAAGCAAGAGAATAAGTGAATCCATTAACACTCgagagactacagacagggaGATAGAGCCGACTTTCCAGTGACACTGTTAAAGGAAAATCAAGATAAACCATCAATTCTTAAAGTTTCTCCTGGCTCAAACAAAATGCTATCATGTAGTTACTGTTTTTATAGATATGTACACCCACATAAGTAAATATGATAGTTTTGGTtttgatgtttttttttctttttttatgcTTATTTTATTCATGTTTTCCCTGTGTGCCTCAGATACACTTTAAGGATAATTAATAGAGAATAATGAAATTAAACTAAATGAAATCAATAAAATGAGAGATTCACAAGATGAGTGAGAAATGGATTATCAAGAGACAACTCTCAAATAAGCAGGGGCAATATTCATACTTTGACTTTGTCAATATATTATGTCAACTTTATGATGGTATACATTGTACATACTATTAATAAATACACGTAGCCTCTTGCCAGTTTCGGCTAGTTGTGTGTACTTTCTTTTTTAGCATTGCGTGTTTAAAATGATGCATGCTAGTTTAAGGGAGATATGGGGATCATTTTTAGCACAAAACAAACAGTGAATTTGAAATGCTTTGATGAACCAATTTGAACCTTTATGAAACCTACCTGACGCCCAGATTTCTGTTCCAGTTTCGAAACAAACTGATTCATAATATAGTGTCAGGTCATTTTTTTAGAATAGTCAGATGTATTCATGGTTTGTATACGATTCTCTACCCTTCTTCCAGGAGCGTTCACTCCCACAGATGGATTTTAAAGGGATTGGATTGGTGCATGCAAGACCAAGGgagttcaccatgttctttacaCCAGTCTATTCCCTAATTCCACAAGGGGGAGTGTACATGTTCACTTCAGGGATATGGTTGATTAGCatggtttcccaaactctgtcctggggcCCACCCCTGGTTGCACGTTTAGTTTTGTGCCggagcactacacagctgattcaaatcaccaacacatcaagctTAGATTATTTGAATTAGCTGCGTAGTGATAGGGAGAAAAAAAATGCACCCAGGGAGGGCCCCATGACAGAGTTTGGGGGACCCAAGCCTGGTAAATGTGTTGGTTGGAGTGAATGCCTGCATGATGGTAGGAACTCCTTATAGAAGACTGGAGGTCAATTATACAACACATGCTTAGCCCATTCTTTCATTGGGTGTAAAACATGAACTATGAATAAAGGCACAGTAATACAAACAATTTTAAGATTAGATCAATGTAGTTTTATTTTTCAAACAACTCGGCATTAAGACTTTTACAGACTCATGAGTCCATTCAACATAGTCTTGAAAGTTCATCAGTCTATGAAATACAATCTGGAGTTAACCCCTCAAAAACAGAAACACTAAACATTGTAAAGACATTTAATTTCTTAACTGAAAAAGGATGAGAGATTATAGACCCATCCAAAGATATCAGCTTTCCGACCTTCACCGGTCCTATTTCCAACAACAAGCATCTATTAAAAATCACAACTCCATTCATACTTTAAATGTTATTCTACAAGGAGATCCAAGAGTTTGTACAGTCTGACTATATATCTGTGAATAGTGTCTTGATTAAAGTGTGACTACATTGGGTGAAGCAGGTCATTGCCTCCATAGCAACAGGCAGAGGCTCAGAGACAGTATGCCTAAAACACTTACTACACAGAAGCAGAAAACCCACCCAAATGAGAACAGTGTATAATCCTTCATTTGGGCTGTGTTTACACAGCCACCCTAAGAACAcaattcagatttttttcttCTGACTGTCCACACTGTTTTACATGTGCACATATCAGATTTTTGCATTCACACGGATGTGGGAGAGGCTATAAGGATATTCCTGACCtgtaatcaatcaaatgtatttataaagcccttttcacatcaacagatgtcaaagtgctatacagaaacccagcctaaaaccccaaacatcgTAGAAGCCAAAATCTAACCGACCCTTACCTCATTTTAACAAATGTTTCAATTAAATATTGTTTTGCAGGTCAGGAGTGTCCGTATAGTCTTTTTCCACTGATGTAACACACAGATGCAATGCTTATTTCTGTCACTGTTCCTTTAAATGTAGCGGTGGTTGTCATGGTAATGGCAGGTAATGTGCAAAAAAACTAAATCTAATCATCCAGACAGGTCACATATGGAACATCAGAATTATATCATGATTGAGATCCACATGTGGATGTGGTATAAATCGGAAGTCAAAAGATCAGATTCaaatgtgtttttgttgtttACACATTGGGGAAAATATCAGATGGGTCTCAGATATATAAATAATTTACCCACGTTAAGCTCTTCCCCCCTTGGTTACTGTTACAACCTGACAACATTTTCCCTGGAAGCCCAATTCCCTTGTCAACCACTGGTGAAATCCCCTCGCAATGATGTCAAACTGTTTTAATACACAACAATTAAATTAA
The Oncorhynchus keta strain PuntledgeMale-10-30-2019 chromosome 11, Oket_V2, whole genome shotgun sequence genome window above contains:
- the LOC118390163 gene encoding guanine nucleotide-binding protein G(I)/G(S)/G(T) subunit beta-2 encodes the protein MSELEQLRQEAEQLRNQIRDARKACGDSTLTQITAGLDPVGRIQMRTRRTLRGHLAKIYAMHWGTDSRLLVSASQDGKLIIWDSYTTNKMHAIPLRSSWVMTCAYAPSGNYVACGGLDNICSIYCLKTREGNVRVSRELPGHTGYLSCCRFIDDNQIITSSGDTTCALWDIETSQQTTVFSGHSGDVMSLSLSPDFRTFVSGACDASIKLWDIRDSMCRQTFTGHESDINAVCFFPNGSAFATGSDDATCRLFDLRADQELSLYSHDNIICGITSVAFSRSGRLLLAGYDDFNCNIWDAMKGDRAGVLAGHDNRVSCLGVTDDGMAVATGSWDSFLKIWN